The Methanomassiliicoccales archaeon DNA segment TGGAATTCTTTCCAAACAGGCCTGATCTTTACTGCGTCGAGGGCATCGCGCGGGCGTTGAGATCCTTTCTTGGCTTTGCGCCAGGGATAAGGCAGTACCCCATCCGCGCTTCTGATATTGTGATGAAGCATGACAAGAGCACAAAGGATGTGAGACCCTTCTTCGTTGGTGGAGTTGTTCGCAACGTGACCATGTCGGACGAACTTATCCGATCGCTCATGGGACTTCAAGAAAAGCTCCACCTGACGATCGGCAGAAAGAGGGCAAAAGTTTCCATAGGAATCCACGACCTCGATCGTGTGGAGCCACCTTTCACTTATAAAGCCGTAAGACCTGACGAAATCTCGTTTGTTCCCCTGGGCAAGAACGAAGCAATGAACTTGCAGGAAATTTTGGAGAGGCATGAGAAGGGAATTGAGTATAGATATATCCTCGAGGGAAAAGAAAAGTATCCTATTATCGTCGACCGCCGGGGAGAGGTGCTTTCTTTCCCCCCGATCATCAATGGCCAGCTTACTGTCGTGACCGAGAAGACAAGGAACATCCTTATCGATGTCACTGGCACCGATTTCCATGCCATTTCTGGAGCCCTAAACATCGTGGCGACTGCCATGGCTGAGAGAGGGGCTGAGATCGAAACGATCGTGATTGAAAACGAGGAAGGGAGTATTGTTACGCCCGATCTCAACCCAAAGAGGATGAGCCTTGGCGTGGAGGAATGCGAGAAGCTGCTCGGTTTGAATCTAGACGTGAATGTCATCGTTCGATGTCTTGAGAGGATGGGTTATGGCTGTGAGATTCGAGACGACTCCATCGAGGTCTTTGTTCCTGCCACCCGAATGGACATCCTTCATACGGTTGACCTTATTGAAGACGTAGCGATTGGCTACGGGTACGAGTCGTTCGGCCGCATCCTCCCGCGCTGCCAGACGATAGGCGGGGAAATTCCACTCGAAAAAGCGGCCGCTCTTCTGAGAGACATGATGGTAGGTCATGGGTATTTGGAAGTGACGACGCTCACGCTTTCGAGTCCGGAGGAACAGTTCATCAGAATGAGAATTGAGCCAATTGATTTTGTGGAAATTCTGAATCCGATAAGTCAGGATCACTCCTGCCTGAGGACGCATCTGCTTCCCAGCCTCCTCGCTCTACTGAAGAAAAGCAAGCATCGAGACCTTCCCCAAAGGATTTTCGAGATCGGGGACGTGGTCATCGGGACAAAGCGCAGAAAACACATTGCTGCTATTTCGCTCCACGCAAAGGCTGGGTTCACTGAGATGAAGTCTCTTGTTGAAAGCATCATGAGAGACTGCAGCGCCGATTTCAAATTGGAGCCCTCGTCCTTTGGCATGTATATCGATGGTAGGCAGGCGGCAGTGGTGAACAGCGAGGGTGTCGTAGGGCATTTCGGAGAGGTGCATCCGGAGGTCCTTGAGAATTTCACTCTTGGCTATCCCGCCGCGGCGATGGAATTCAATGTCGAGAGGCTTCTTGCTGGCAAGATTGAAAGAGTTGTGTAGTCTGAAACCAGAAATTCTAATAGGAAAAATTTGATGAAGGGTTCATCGGGAAGGTGCCGAGGTAGCTAAGCCCGGATCACAGCGCCGGCCTTGAGAGCCGGTGGTGCTCTGCACCACGGGAGTTCGAATCTCCCCCTCGGCGCTTCTTCATCTTAATAATCTGAGCCTTGAGTCTTCGCAGTGGATGTTTGAGGAGTCTGCGCATAGTTTTAATGAATTTCAGTTTCTTGAAAAGAAAAAAACATAAAAGAAAAACTGCGGGGAATTGAGGAATATGTTGAATTTCTTCTTCACTGATTTATACAAATTGCTTATATTATAATTATATATTAACAATAGATAAAATACTGGAAATTAAAACCGAAGGTATTATGTCAAGGTATGTTAATACATAATTAAACCGGTATTAAGGAGGAGAGGGACGAATGGTAGAAGTCGAGATCACCTACGGAGTCCCGGAGGAGATTATCCCTGAGGTAAAAAAGAAATTCAAGGACGAAAAGGAAAACAACTTGCGCGTGACAAAACCAAGGCCGGCGCATCCACCGTATTATGCTGCTGGCGATCCGCGCGCAAACCCTGAAAAGATAATCTTCAACGGCAAGGAGTATTGGGTCTGGCGAGTGACTCCTGGAAGGAGATAGGGGGTGCCCTGCGTCAATGGACTGCGAGTCTTCCGACTTGCAGTCCTTCTTTTTATCATTTTAAATCGTTATCATGATGTTTCTCCATAGTTCTTATTAGCACAATGATTTGAAGCACATGAATGAAGAGCTTTGAAGCTCTCGGGCATTTAGTCTCTCAATAAAGTGATTTCTCATGTATCATCAAAAAATATTAATCTAGGTTTTGTTTTGTGCCGCTCTCAACATGGCGCTGAAGGATATTCTAGAGAATAACGCTCTCATGATGCTCATTGCGTTCGTATTTGGATTAGCATTGGGCGGTTTCCCATCGCACAACGGCGACATTGCAATGCTTTCGTTGGGCATCGTCATGTCTCTTTCGCTCGGAGGTCTTAAGCTCCGCGGCATCAAACTGAGGGAGCAGGCAAAATCCGTGATGACTGCCATGCTGATGTGTTTTGTTGTCTCAGCATTTTTCACGATTATTCTTTCATTTCTGTTTTCCGACCCTAGTATTAGAATGGGTTGGATTCTTGTCGCTGCGGTTCCGTCGGCGATCGCCGTTATCCCATTCACATACCTCTTAAGAGGAGATCTTCAGTTTTCGTTGGTTGCGTCTGCAGTCATCTATATCGCATCGATAGTGATCACGCCGCTGATAACCCTGACATTCATGGGAACGCCAATCGACCAGCTTACTCTTCTATGGTATGTTGCAGTTCTCATTTTCCTCCCTCTTGCCGCCTCGAGATTTCTAGCCAGGGTGCCTATGACAGGCAGATCCCGAACGATTTTCATCAACCTCGCATTCTTTGTCATGTTTTTCGCGATCACTGGCTCTAACAGATCTGCCTTTTTCAACGAGCCTCTTCTCGTTCTCTCTCTATTAGGTGTAGCAGCGGCAAGAACTTTCATTGTTGGAAGCGCTGTTGAGTACTTTGCGCAGCGCTTAGGGGTAAAACGGGAGAGGCGCATCTCACTCGTGCTTTTCTCGACATACAAAAATACGGGAATGGCGGCCGCGCTTGCGGCAGTACTCATAGGCGATATGGCAGCAATACCTGCCACAGTCTGCCTTGCGATTGAGGTTATCTGGTTCGTTACCTTGACAAGGGTCATTTACCCAAAAGATGAAGGCGCCTCTGAGAAAGTGATAAGACCAGAAGCTATTCGTCCCCCGTCCTCTCGTACTTCTAAAGAGCTTGCTCGATGGCTCAGAGGGGGACGCTGATCTTTGGCAATGCAAGAATTTTTCGCTATATTTAAATCATGATACTTGCATTTATATGCAGAATTTCAGAAGGGATGGGGGTAGCTTGTGCAAGTATCGGTATCGAGGCGGGTTCTGCGCTCACGCGCTCGTAGCTGGTAGAGAATGCATCGGCGAAGAGAACTGCGCTGCAAAATTCTCCTCGCTTTCTAAGTCAAGAAGGAGCGACTGCAGTTTCGAAAGTTGGCAGGGTCTTTATTGTGCAAAATATCAGCGATTTTACTGCGCAGGCATCGAGAATTGTTCGACCGCCGAGTCATACATGGCGCATTTTGCAAGGTACACGCAGAGGCTTGGGATGATCAGATGAGATGCGAGTATCTTGACGAGAAGGGGGATTGCGCTGGCCTATATGCTGGCTTCAGATGCATTGGCGAAAAATGCAGGATGAGAAAGGAAAAGGCCTGCGAATTCAACGAGTTTGATTTCTACTGCCGGAAATTCCGGCGGTTCGAATGTATAGGTCCAGAGAACTGCGGTAGCATCGACGACTACTTTGCCTTTTTGAAAAAAAGAAAAAATGGTCAGCGCTCGAAATAAAGCTCCTTCCTTATGCGCGGGATCATCGCCATGAGTACACATTGTTCAGTGAGCTTCTGGCGGGTCATGAGCCCTTTTGTGAGATAATGAATTACGCCTTTCTTCCGACCTAAGTTTTTGACGCCGGCAATGTCCTCGAAAATTTTTCCAAGGGAATCACCTGAGCGCAACCTTCCCTCTACGCACGCAGGCACTTCAAACCCAGAACCCTGTCCAATTGTAGCCCTTCCCATTTTATCAACGACAGCACAGTACTGTATGTCATAAAGTCTCTCTCCTATCTCGAACACGCCCGCCTCGATTCCGACGCCGAAATCGGCATCTCCAATTGCTTGATTTGCCCTTTCAATCGCGCCTCTGATCGTGTCGTCATTCCACGGCTGCTCTCCTACCCTCCTCTCTACTTCAGTGCCCTCGACGACAACGTTCTTGAAAATCGTCTTCATAACGGCTTGGACCGCTCTTATTTTAACAGGATTCTCTGATCCAACTTTAACAAAAATCGGCCGCAGCATTCTCCCTTCCTCATCGATCTCCCCGTTTAGGATTCTCGTAGAACTAATTGGTGTACAA contains these protein-coding regions:
- the yjjX gene encoding inosine/xanthosine triphosphatase; translated protein: MKVAVGGTFNVLHRGHKALLDKAFALGDEVVVGITSDTFASVGRKKLIALEDRIKQLQEYLSTKNKKWRVEILEDPYGSAVNDPDLEILVASVRTAGTGRKINELRRSKGFKSLAICAIPLVLADDCTPISSTRILNGEIDEEGRMLRPIFVKVGSENPVKIRAVQAVMKTIFKNVVVEGTEVERRVGEQPWNDDTIRGAIERANQAIGDADFGVGIEAGVFEIGERLYDIQYCAVVDKMGRATIGQGSGFEVPACVEGRLRSGDSLGKIFEDIAGVKNLGRKKGVIHYLTKGLMTRQKLTEQCVLMAMIPRIRKELYFER
- the pheT gene encoding phenylalanine--tRNA ligase subunit beta, which produces MPVISFKYDDLIQLIGNEVPLQKILDELPMMGADFHSYDEGTGEIMMEFFPNRPDLYCVEGIARALRSFLGFAPGIRQYPIRASDIVMKHDKSTKDVRPFFVGGVVRNVTMSDELIRSLMGLQEKLHLTIGRKRAKVSIGIHDLDRVEPPFTYKAVRPDEISFVPLGKNEAMNLQEILERHEKGIEYRYILEGKEKYPIIVDRRGEVLSFPPIINGQLTVVTEKTRNILIDVTGTDFHAISGALNIVATAMAERGAEIETIVIENEEGSIVTPDLNPKRMSLGVEECEKLLGLNLDVNVIVRCLERMGYGCEIRDDSIEVFVPATRMDILHTVDLIEDVAIGYGYESFGRILPRCQTIGGEIPLEKAAALLRDMMVGHGYLEVTTLTLSSPEEQFIRMRIEPIDFVEILNPISQDHSCLRTHLLPSLLALLKKSKHRDLPQRIFEIGDVVIGTKRRKHIAAISLHAKAGFTEMKSLVESIMRDCSADFKLEPSSFGMYIDGRQAAVVNSEGVVGHFGEVHPEVLENFTLGYPAAAMEFNVERLLAGKIERVV